The following DNA comes from Castanea sativa cultivar Marrone di Chiusa Pesio chromosome 10, ASM4071231v1.
TCCATCTAGCTAGGGGACGTATGTATACTTAAGACTGCAACATTACTAGGGAGAGTTAGACTAGAATAAGGCAATAACTCAACAGATACAATCCTTGGAAATGGATCTGCTACTGTGGAAGCTAGAGTGACAAGTGAATCAACGTGGCTATTACCTTCCCTAGAGATATGTGATATCTTTAACTGCTTGAATTGACACTTCATTATTCCGACCTCCTTCAGATAGCTTATCATTCTCTGGTCTTTAGTCTCTAATTCTCCCCAGACTTGACTAACCATTAACTATGAATCATAATATAGTTGTACCCTTTCTGCCCCAATCTACTTTGACATTTTGAGACCTGCAAGGAGAGCTTCATATTCAACGTCATTGTTGGACGCGGGGAAACCTAGTTAGAATGACTTCTTAACTCTAATTCCTTCGGGATAAATAAGTATGATCTCGATACCTACTTGCAATTCGATGCTCCGTCAACATACACCTGCCATACTCTTCCCAAGATTCCATTTTCTTGCCCTCACCTATCTTTAAGACTTCGGGCTGTTTGGGTGTAAATTCTGCAACAAAATCCACCAAGACTTGCCCTTTAATAGCGGTTCAGGATTTATACTGTATATCAAAAGCTCTTAAAGAAGCCCCCCACTTGGCTATCCATCTCGTGAAATCTGACCTTCTGAGTAATGCTTGCAAAGAATGCTCGGTTAATACAATTAcagtatgggcttgaaaatagTGGGGTAACCTCCGCATGGCATGAATCACTGCAAGCGCAGCTTTTTGCAAGGGGAGATACTGTGTCTCTACTTCCACAAGAGTCTTACTGACATAAAAGATTGGTTTTTGAATCCCTTGATCCACTCTTATCAGAACAACACTTATCGTGTGATTAGTCACAACTTGATACATATACAATGTTTCTCTAGGAACTAGCCTTGACAGAATGAGAGCCCGTGACAGTTGCAGTTTCAGTTCCTTAAATGCTTGCTGACATTCATCCGTCCACTGAAAgcccttccacttcttcaatATTTGGAAAAATGGACGACACCTATTCGCAGACCTAGAGATGAATCGATGAAGGGCTGCGGTCATTCCTGTAAGTCGTTGAACTTCCTTAGGACTCTGTTGTGATCTTAAATTCTGCAGAGCTAAAATCTAATCTGGATTAACTTCTATACCCCGATACGTCACCAAGTAGCCCAAAAGTTTTCCCAAGCTAACCCCAAAGGCACATTTGGAGGTATTTAACTTTAAACGGTGCTTCGGTAATGTCTGAAATGTTTCTGCGAGATCTGTGATTTGGTCTTCAGTAGCCTTACTCTTTAATACCATATCATCGATGTATGCTTCCATATTTCTCCCCAATTGCTCCCTGAACATCTTGATCATCATTCTCTGATAGGTAGATCtcgcattcttcaacccaaacaaCATGACTTTATAGTGAAAATTACCTGTTGGGGTGATAAAAGAAGTCTTCTGTTGGTTCTCGGGGGCTAGCTCTATTTGATGATACCCTTGGAATgcgtcaagaaaactcatcctgGAATGCACAAAAGTTGCATTGATAAGCTGGTCTATCTTCGGCACTGAaaaagaatctttaggacacGCCTTATTTAGGTCCATGAAGTCAACACACACTCTCTACttcccattctttttctttaccacCACCATGTTGGCTAACTATTTGGGATAGTAAACCTCTTTAATTGTCCCCGCTTCTTTAAGTTTATCCAACTCTTCTCTTACTGCCTTAACATGTATATCCGAAGATCTACGTGGGCTTTGTTTCTTTGGTGTATAACGAGGATCAACATTAAgccaatggaaaataaaattcgGATCTACCCCGGGTGCCTCGTATGGATTCCATGCAAATTCATCTATATTGTTTATCAAAAACAAGATTAACTCTACTTTTTACGACATAGGGAGTTTAGCTCCTACCTGAAAATATTTATCCCCGAGATCAATATGTATTTTCTCCAGCTGCTCACAAGTATCCTCGAGTAGAGACTGTAACTGCTACAAGGGATTTACAAACCTAAACTAGGCCTCCTACTTATGCCCTACTACGGCTATTTGACACTTCCTAGCCATATATTGATCTCCACATATTTTTGCGATGCCATGCTCAGTTGAAAATTTCACCTTCTGGTGCAAGGAGGAAGGTACCGTGCCCATAGAGTGGATCTAGGGGCGTccaaggatggctgtatatggggagtatgAATGTACTATTATAAAGTGAACCATTATTTTCCTTCCTTCCACTTCTACGGGTAAGGTCACGTGCCCAGCTGAGACAACAATGCTTCCATCAAAGGCCACTAGAGGACTATCATACTTCGTTAAATCTTCAAGAGTAAGCCCCAATCCCTTATACAAATCTGGGTACATTATTTCTGCCCCGCTCCCCTGATCTATCATGACTATCTTAACATCGAAACCTCCAATCCACAATGTCACTACCAAGGCATCCTCATGGGGCTATACAATACCTTTTAGGTCGTCTTTAGTAAAGTCAATGCACTTAGCCTCCCAGTGTCTCCTTTTAAGTACAGGTTCCCCCACTTCTGAGTCAGAGGCTTAACTTACAGTCAACACCTTAGATGGTGCTTTAACAATATCTACCTGCTTCCTAGCTGCATGTATGACCCCTATAAGTCCCCGAGTTGGTGTTGATGCTCTCGAGGTAGACCTAACTTTGTGGTCTTGTGGACGCGAATCATCCCGTAACAAGAATTCTCCGAGATATCCAGCCTTCTTAAGTTGGCGTAAATGCTCCTTTAGGGTTCGGCATTCTTCAGTTGTATGTCCACGGTCTTTATGATATGAACAATAAAGGCTCTGATTCCGTCTGATTATATCTCCACTCATCTTGTTCGGCCAAAAAAAATATGACTCATTCTTTATCTTTTCCACAATTCAGTATACCGGCTCTTTATACAATGAACTAACCATTTTCGCCCTTTGCTTCTAGACTTGAGGGAAAAAGTCCCTCTGAGGTCGAGAACCCTAATCCAACTTAACTTCCTTCTTCTTTGCCACGGGTAACTTAGCCTTAGCTTTATCTTGCAACTGGTCATCCTCCAGTCTTTTATATTCTTCCACCTGCTCCATTAGCTTGTTCATATCCGTAACTAGTTTTAAGGCCAATGAAGCCCTTAAATCAGAATCAATGGGAATGCCCACTTTAAAGCTACTTGCAGCAATTCCCCCATTATCTCCCCCAATCTCATTATACGATTCCCAATACCGATCTAAATAAGCCCTCAGAGTTTCTCCCTTCTTCATTGCTAACGAAATGAGTGAGGCAAATGGCTTCGTGGTTCGACTACATGTGACAAACCTGGCCCCGAATGCTTTGATAAGCTCATCATAACCCCGAATAGCCCCTTTCTCTAGCCCATCAAGCCATCTCATAACTATCAGACCCAAACTAGATGGTAAAATTTTACATATCAAGGCCTCATTCTTAGAGTATACGGCCATACTTTGATTGTAATGACTAACATGCTCCACGAAATCTGTTTTGCCATCATAAATTGTAAAAGTTGGCCTAGTAAATCTCTTCAGTAAGTCTgctttctctatttcttttaaGAATGGAGACTGAGATATTTGGCGTAGAGCCTTAGTCATGGCATCTTCACCTGAAACATCCATAGGTGAAAAGACTTGTAAATGAGGAACTGGGTATTTCAATTTCCTCCCCTTATACTCATCCTTTCTAGTCTTATGAGGAGGCAAAGATGTTGTTCTTTCTCTGGGGGGGAGTCTTCTCTTGTTCCTCATGAAAATGGGGTGATCTCCTGTCCCTTTTTTCATTCCCCTCACCCTTTCGTCGCTTACCTCCTCAGGAGCGATTTGGTGCTGGACTTGGCCTTCTTTGATGATGCAACTCCTCATCTTTACGACGAAGCAACTCTTTATCCTTCTCCACATTTCTTTGCAACAAAGCCACTTGCTCCTTCAATCTCTCCAACTCCACGTCACTATTAGCATAGGATGGTCCCTCCATATTGGTAGTTGATCCCTCACGCTATGGAGGTGGGCTAGGTGGTCGTTGGGTCCCCCTTGTGAACTTTGGACCTCATGCGTCTATCCACATGGACAGATTCTTCTGAAATACTAAGCCACTCTAGATAGGCGGGACCACTTTGTGATCGATGAGTCATGGTCTCAGACAACCTCATTCTTGAGTCTTCTACTTGGTAGAGCTGTTCCCACAAACGACGCCAATTGTAGGGACACTGAAAATAATCCCCGAGGAACGCTCCTCGGAAATCTTTTACAATCACCCACTTAATCAAAATACTAGAAAATAGCAGGAAAATGCACTCAACAATGGGAAACTCAAATAGTGGATTTCATTGACCATTATAATACTGCAAGTACTATTACAATCTAAGCTTTAATAGCCGCAGGAAGTTCTAGCTTATGTTTCTGTGATGTTGTACAtgttgtctctctttctctatttctaaGATAagattttttctctcttttttctggaTCCTTGTTCTTTTGGCCTTTCTCCCCTTTTATAGCTTCAACCTCCTTCTTACCCTTATAGCTGTTCCGCTTATACCAAGGGTAGCAAGgatattttctttactttattgGTTTCCTCACCTTCTTATCTTGTAACTCTGACGGCCTGGGGGTGACGTGTACTGTTCAGGCTATCTTATATGCCATTAATGCGGCAGAGGTTAGGTAAGAACCCCCTCATTACTGCGGAGACAAAGATCTTCCTCCTTCTTGCACCTTCCAGGAGTTTCCCATGGTCACTAGTATCTTCTAGAAGTCACGTGTTGACGATCCGCATTCCATGTCTCAGGCAAACTAATAATTTGCCTTTCTCGTGAGAACGGACTACCATGGTACTTAACCTTGTCCTCCATGCCTAGGACGAACTAGCTTTAAGCCTAGTGCACAAAGGCCAGGCCCAATTACTTTCCCGTGGTCCAGCAACTTCTTGGATTTTAGGTCCGTGTAGGGACTGTTCCTCTTCCCACAATATCCATGTATTTTGCAAAtttaaacattatatatatttatttaatttggtCCCACACAAAAAATTCATACTCCGCCACTGCTGGGAGATCAAGGAATTGTGTTAGACAGTTGCAGCTTCTGCAACTATGTTCAGAATAGGGCCTTATGCTCCATGTGGAGTATCTCttattttgttctttaggttcctTCTATTTATCTTGAAAGAAATCTGTTGGGTTTGTATTCTTCTAGGTTTTCGAGTGGGTTTGCCTGTTTgttgtactctttttttttttttggagtgtaTAAACTTGTGTATTGTGTTTTCTTTCAAGTAAAGCTCTcattcattaataaataaataagtttcaaGTATTTAAACACAGTTACACAGCAAAGCaggaaataaataatattttggatTGAACAATGTTATAATTGACACCACCAAGACACTGGAGGCGTAAAATGTTGGGGAACACTTTAATGAGACTATTGAATTTCTATTTCTGGTGAGTTTTTAACAAACTTCAGCCccaataattaaagaaaaaatgtaaaagaacaaatcttttcacaattttttatcacAATTATAACGTGGCAGAAGATgagtgaagaaaaaattgagtttttgtgTAAGTAATTATTAGCTACTCGTAGTTTATGAAAATTGTGATAAAAAAGTTGGGAAATAATTTGTGATATAGTTCCACTTGTCttataattaaatgaaaaagcTGTCCAGCTTCACCAATGGCCGCAATTATTGTTGGTCTGGCTCCCAAAAGAGAATATACACATCATCAAAAGTGATGCGCTTTATTTTTAGTGGGGACACATAAAATGATCCCCATGTGCCTCAAATTGGAGACTGCCATGCAATCCTTATCAATGTCCGATTCTAATGAACATGTACCTATAGAAAACTAAACTTGCCCTGCACGTGTCACCCAAATCAATATTTGGTTATCGTGGAAAACCTTCCCAAGCCAACTGTTATCCCTTAGGTTTTAGTATATGGCTCTTCGAGAATGTATGATTTTGGGAATTCCGACGATTTGTTTAATCGATACAAATTGTGACCCAGATCTCGCTGATATTTCGATCCCAGCAAATGATGACGCGATAGCTTCAATCCGATTAATTCTTAACAAATTAGTATTTGCAATTTGTGAAGTCACAAGAAAGAAATTTGGATTCACTTTCCTGTTGGATATGATTAATTAAGGGCAAAATATTCTTATATCACTAGGGAAAGTAAACTTGCACTTGGATTTTCTGGCACAAATCTACGTCAGCTTTGGTTGCAAAAATTCAAGGTGGGATGAATCTGCATCAATTTGACAATGTTAAGGTTCCTTCTTAAAGTGCTTTCATCACATAATCACAAGAAGCTACTCAATGTTTCATGACTTCCTCtgttacaaattaaattgtcaCGCCTTTCTTGCCGTGGGCTTCATGGAGCAAGAATATTCAACTTAGTAAAATCATGTCATAACTCTTCCCATAATAACAGTAATTATGCTCCTTTAAAAATTATACTAGACTTCCAGACTTttcaaaaaagtttgtatttttagtattttccttTTGCAATAGCATTCCACTGTTCATAGTTGACCAGACTATGTTTCATATTTTCACATCCTTTATCTTTCAGGGAAAAAATATTTGCTCATAATATGCCCCAtgttttgattcttaaaaatataaatataccccatgttttaataaaatatgaaatactTGATATACATTCTGACAATAGAATACAAATATATGATCAAAACCCAcattacaattacaattactAATTCATAGGCCTACCAATCCTCTGCAATTCCCTCAATTTTGCACTTTATGTGCAAATTTACTAGCCCCTAAACAAAGTAATTCATACCATAACATTAGTCGGAATAATTTTGAGCCCAAGATAATTAAAGCTAAGATCTCACTTTAGTTAAGGTTTTTGGTTGCAGCGTAGCTGTTGATAAGAGCCAAGGCATTACTTGTCATTTGTGCAACATTCACAATTTGATTCCTCACTGTGTTCTTGACATTCCCATTCTCAGTAAACCCATCCAAGCAAGTATCCTCATCTGTCAAAGATGAGCTCACCCATGTTTGAATATCATTCATTTGGAGCCCAAAACTTTTTCCACCTGCATTGCCCATTTCTTCAACGGACTTTTCGAGCTCATCCACAGAGTCACTTAGTTCTTCCACACAGTCGCTCAAGGCTGCAGCCTCTTTAGGCTTTAACCCTTGGCTTTTGTACAGCTTTGCTATTGTTACTGAAGTAGAGCGCGTGGTTGTGAGGGCCACAGAGAGGGCAGTGCTGGCTAATACCTTGGGGCTGGTTTGGATTTCGTTTGCATAGCTAGATAGGGAGCTGAAGCACAATTCTGGATAGGTTGTGGCACCACATGAAGTTTTGATGAATTGGGTGTTTGTTTCTGTGGGAGTTGGTCTGCTTGCCAAGCATCGGTTCATGTAGGCAGCAAACACAATGAGGGTCATGAGAGTGGAAAAATATGAACCTTCCATTATACTAATCTCTCTCTTTGCCTCTCAATAGGAGTAGGGGAATTTGATGAAATTTAGGCTAGCAAGGTCTCCAATTTATATTTAGGAAAAGCTCATGCTTGTGGTTCCCTCGAAAAGTGGCAGCATAATGAAGCCCATAGCTTCAGTTAAAGATgccataaaaaatgaaatatctGGAAAGGTTGTTGTGCCACTCTTAACTCTAACCTAAACTCTAATTCACGCAAAGAGCATGTCAATCTTATTACAACAAGGGCTTTTTATGTTCTATCATAGAGTTAGAAACattctaaaagtttaaacttttgaatAAGTAATATTTCATGGAGTCAAAACAAAAGGTCCAAGATTCAAACTTcgtttttaattttccttccattaaaaaaaaaaaaaaaaaccattttcaCATGTTGGCCCCACTTAACAAGGACGGTTCTTAAAATTGTAGGACAATTGGTAatgtattaattataaaaaaattacaaactgatttgacaataaatattattagtGGCCTTCGATCAACAACCTAATAGataaattgttgatttttttttttgtgattaatggCCCTTAAATTTATTAGTCTTATATTATAATGGTAATATCTCTAATATCACTCGTACAATTTGCCTTCTCCCCTGTAAATTTCCTTAAAACTTCTCCCCTCtttctgtgtgtgttaaaaacatttaatattctaaaaaaaaaaataatacactTTGCCAAAAAGTGATCAACTAAGTGGCAAATATATGTGCTGTTCAAAATTTGGAAACGCATTActtcattatttaaaatttatgggAGAAACTTACATTGCAAAATGTAAAATTACTACTAATATTACTCAAGTCATCATTCTTTCAGGCTAGATGGGTCAAATTTAACCTGTGTGAACATGTGTGTTACGTACAGTTCCTGAGTGTGTGAACCATAGCAATTCCTTATCCATTTGATAAACCAAGACCTAATGTCAGCCTCCATTTAAAATCCAGTCATTTCAAAAGGCGAGAGGTAATAGTATTTGAGCAACGATAAGTAATACGTGTGTGATAATTAAATAGCTTCCATGGAGCTTGGGAGCAACGATGGGTCAATTGGGGACATGAAAATTATTGTTCGCCATTTGCAGGTGAGTTAGGATTTAAAGACAATGGGACCTGCTCAAGGTCCTTCCAAGCTTGGCAGGTACTGGGTCACATGTTATCTGAAAGTGTGCTTAAATTCCGATGacaaaattgatatatatattttccaaatGGAAAAGCACTATGGCccagagaaatataaaaaattcgaGGAAAGAAGATGGAAATTATGAGAACTTTGTTGATTTCTCATTAGATTAATTAAACTATACAGCCTAGCTCTGTTTACAGACTACTCCTAATTAACCACCAAAAAATAGCCGTTGCGCACTAATAACTAACTCAACTAACTTCGCTTACTAAAGTAATCAATGAGGCCTCACAGGTCACAACATATAGGATATAGTAGAACTTGGAGAAAGTATCCTAAGGGATGTTGGgcaatttagaccccggttgatagaattaacaagttttaaacccaagttgtttattagatttattatgcataaaacttgttaaaacaaacaaacatcaatatcatgtcaaatataagtgcagcggaaaaataaataagacaagatatgatgacctaggaaaacc
Coding sequences within:
- the LOC142612043 gene encoding uncharacterized protein LOC142612043: MTAALHRFISRSANRCRPFFQILKKWKGFQWTDECQQAFKELKLQLSRALILSRLVPRETLYMYQVVTNHTISVVLIRVDQGIQKPIFYVSKTLVEVETQYLPLQKAALAVIHAMRRLPHYFQAHTVIVLTEHSLQALLRSQVWGELETKDQRMISYLKEVGIMKCQFKQLKISHISREGNSHVDSLVTLASTVADPFPRIVSVELLPYSSLTLPSNVAVLRTDYFTKWVEVEPLANIHDIDVKNIVTRFGGPKILISDNGLQFNSKAFQRYYSELGIINRYSTPSYPQKNGQAEETNKSIVNGLKRRLDDLKARWTEELPSVLWAYRTIPRRSIGETPFSMNYGAEAVIPIEIGLPTSRTEEFQVEKNNQLLCKHLDLIEENHDNASVKLANYQQKISQGYNKGVKSREFIPGDLMLRKVVWNT
- the LOC142614101 gene encoding 21 kDa protein, which codes for MEGSYFSTLMTLIVFAAYMNRCLASRPTPTETNTQFIKTSCGATTYPELCFSSLSSYANEIQTSPKVLASTALSVALTTTRSTSVTIAKLYKSQGLKPKEAAALSDCVEELSDSVDELEKSVEEMGNAGGKSFGLQMNDIQTWVSSSLTDEDTCLDGFTENGNVKNTVRNQIVNVAQMTSNALALINSYAATKNLN